In the Columba livia isolate bColLiv1 breed racing homer unplaced genomic scaffold, bColLiv1.pat.W.v2 Scaffold_303, whole genome shotgun sequence genome, one interval contains:
- the LOC135578066 gene encoding olfactory receptor 14J1-like, with translation KPLHYGTLLGSRACVHMAAAAWATGFLNALLHTANTFSLPLCKGNALGQFFCEIPQILKLSCSHSYLRELGLIVVSVCLAFGCFVFIVVSYVQILRAVLRIPSEQGRHKAFSTCLPHLAVVSLFLSTVMFAYLKPPSISSPSLDLVVSVLYSVVPPAVNPLIYSMRNKEIKDALRKLIS, from the coding sequence aaacccctgcactacgggaccctcctgggcagcagagcttgtgtccacatggcagcagctgcctgggccactgggtttctcaatgctctgctgcacacggccaatacattttcactgcccctgtgcaagggcaatgccctgggccagttcttctgtgaaatcccccagatcctcaagctctcctgctcacactcctacctcagggaacttgggcttattgtGGTCAGTGTCTGCTtagcatttggctgttttgtgttcattgtggtgtcctatgtgcagatcttgagggccgtgctgaggatcccctctgagcagggacggcacaaagccttttccacctgcctccctcacctggccgtggtctccctgttcctcagcactgtcatgtttgcctacctgaagcccccctctatatcctctccttccctggacctggtggtgtcagttctgtactcggtggtgcctccagcagtgaaccccctcatctacagcatgaggaacaaggagatcaaggatgccctgaggaaactcatatcttag